Proteins co-encoded in one Methylomonas albis genomic window:
- a CDS encoding chaperone modulator CbpM: protein MPSAENLIDAVLEDSGLTLQQLAAICAVEPEWVAKHIEEGLLNPLPQQQSEWRFSSAHLVRVRRIVSLERNFEAVPELAALVADMQEEIDELRRRLYRAGLE, encoded by the coding sequence ATGCCATCAGCCGAGAACCTGATAGACGCCGTTCTGGAAGACAGCGGCCTGACTTTACAGCAACTGGCGGCAATCTGCGCGGTTGAGCCGGAATGGGTTGCCAAACATATTGAAGAAGGTTTGCTTAACCCGCTACCGCAGCAGCAGAGCGAATGGCGTTTTTCCAGCGCGCATTTGGTACGCGTCCGCCGCATCGTCAGCTTGGAACGCAATTTCGAAGCGGTGCCGGAGCTGGCCGCACTGGTCGCCGATATGCAGGAAGAGATCGACGAATTGCGCCGCCGCTTGTATCGGGCAGGCCTGGAGTAG
- a CDS encoding DnaJ C-terminal domain-containing protein, translating to MQYKDYYQILGVNRDAVLADIKKAYRKLARKYHPDISKESDAETRMKELNEAYAVLSDTEKRAAYDQLGRGYQPGQEFHPPPNWDAGFEFSSTDTADFGDFFSQLFGKMGAGRARGGPFESQAGFHAQGEDHHAKVLLDIADAFNGAARQISLRVPRMDAGGHVVLDTRTLNVKIPKGVYEGQIIRLAGQGAPGMGNGKPGDLLLEVHFNPHPRLRVDGSNLHMSLPLTPWEAALGAMVPVHLFDTGLKVRIPEGTQSGQQLRLRSKGIPSATPGDLLLDIQVILPPASAPKARELYETMARELAFDPRAQHRS from the coding sequence GTGCAATATAAAGATTACTACCAGATTCTCGGCGTCAATCGTGACGCAGTGCTAGCCGACATCAAAAAAGCCTACCGCAAGCTGGCGCGCAAATATCATCCGGACATTTCCAAGGAATCGGATGCAGAGACCCGCATGAAGGAACTTAACGAAGCCTATGCCGTGCTATCCGACACCGAAAAACGCGCGGCTTACGACCAGTTGGGACGCGGCTATCAACCGGGTCAAGAGTTTCATCCACCACCGAACTGGGATGCGGGTTTTGAGTTTTCCAGCACCGACACCGCCGACTTCGGCGACTTTTTCAGCCAATTATTCGGCAAGATGGGCGCGGGCCGAGCGCGCGGCGGGCCATTTGAAAGCCAAGCCGGGTTTCATGCTCAAGGCGAGGATCATCACGCCAAAGTCTTGCTGGATATTGCTGACGCCTTTAACGGCGCAGCCAGACAAATCAGCTTGCGAGTGCCGCGTATGGATGCCGGCGGCCATGTGGTTTTGGATACCCGCACCTTGAACGTAAAAATCCCCAAGGGCGTCTACGAAGGCCAGATTATTCGCTTGGCCGGGCAGGGCGCGCCGGGCATGGGCAACGGCAAACCCGGCGACTTGTTGCTAGAAGTACATTTCAATCCACACCCGCGTTTGCGGGTAGACGGCAGCAATTTGCACATGAGCCTGCCGTTAACCCCTTGGGAAGCGGCGCTGGGCGCGATGGTTCCAGTCCATCTATTCGATACCGGCTTAAAAGTGCGCATCCCGGAAGGCACGCAAAGCGGCCAGCAATTGCGACTGCGCAGCAAGGGCATTCCCAGTGCCACGCCCGGCGATTTGCTGCTGGATATTCAGGTGATATTGCCACCAGCCAGCGCGCCAAAAGCCCGAGAACTGTACGAAACCATGGCGCGCGAGCTGGCTTTCGATCCGCGCGCTCAGCACAGGAGTTAA